One window of Catharus ustulatus isolate bCatUst1 chromosome 3, bCatUst1.pri.v2, whole genome shotgun sequence genomic DNA carries:
- the GJB7 gene encoding gap junction beta-7 protein, whose product MSWAFLHDLLSGVNKYSTGIGRIWVAVVFVFRLLVYVAAAENIWKHEHDEFECNIKQPGCENVCFDHFFPVSHIRLWALQLIMVSTPSLLVVFHVAYRENRKKHHNQKLYKNPGKIDGGLLCTYLISLILKTGLETVFLVLFYKLYNGFKIPHLVKCDIKPCPNTVDCYISKPTEKMIFLYFLVGTSCLCIVLNLSELSYLIFKYSRKCYLKRHIKKQQGSKSDCCESELIRYNRTAAAGRLHNSSSSLPLNMQDEHEKHSPLT is encoded by the coding sequence ATGAGCTGGGCATTCCTACATGATCTGCTGAGCGGAGTGAATAAATACTCAACAGGAATTGGAAGAATTTGGGTAGCTGTTGTGTTCGTGTTCCGCTTACTGGTTTatgttgctgctgcagaaaatatCTGGAAACATGAACATGACGAATTTGAGTGCAATATCAAGCAGCCTGGTTgtgaaaatgtttgctttgaccattttttccctgtctctCACATCAGACTTTGGGCTTTGCAATTAATCATGGTCTCCACCCCTTCACTCTTGGTTGTCTTTCATGTTGCTTACAGGgagaacagaaagaaacacCACAACCAGAAACTTTACAAAAATCCAGGAAAGATAGATGGTGGATTGCTGTGCACTTATCTAATCAGCCTCATTTTAAAGACAGGACTTGAAACagtttttcttgttctgttttataAATTGTACAATGGATTCAAAATACCACATCTTGTGAAATGTGACATAAAACCATGTCCCAATACCGTAGACTGTTATATTTCCAAACCCACAGAGAAGATgattttcctctattttttggTGGGAACTTCATGCCTGTGCATTGTATTAAATCTAAGTGAACTGAGTTATCTGATTTTCAAATACTCCAGAAAATGTTATCTGAAGAGACACATAAAGAAACAGCAAGGCTCAAAAAGCGATTGCTGCGAATCAGAACTCATCAGGTACAAcagaacagcagctgcaggacgACTCCACAACAGCTCATCATCTTTGCCTCTGAATATGCAAGATGAACATGAAAAACACTCCCCGCTGACTTGA
- the ZNF292 gene encoding zinc finger protein 292: protein MADEEAERESGGPGGDLLELRRLRERLLELETGLRESREPAVQAATEYCKQLCQTLLEYAEKWKTSEDPLPLLEVYTVAIRSYVKARPYLTSECENVAFVLERLALSCIELLLCLPLDLPENKWEEFQAFVQAAHKNLMENGSRELHILTTLTQEKGVWKNPVLCGILSQEQLDTDKVNEFLVSEGPVLLDMRIKHLMKTKQLTQATALAKLCSDHPEISAKGNFKQTYLVCLCSGSPNERLMEEIAEVDCKDALEMICNLESDGDEKSALILCAAFLSRQLQQGEMYCAWELTLFWSKLQQRVEPSIQVYLERCRQLSVLTKTVYHIFFLIKVINSEIDGAGLATCIELCVKALRLESSENADVKISICKTISCLLPDDLEVKRACQLSEFLLEPTVDAYYAVEMLYNQPDQKYDEENLPIPNSLRCELLLVLKTQWPFDPEFWDWKTLKRQCLALMGEEASIVSSIDELNDSEVYEKVEDGQEDSKETSLNGLAGIDEANSLLRGIRDEKQKKREIKKLRERGFISARFRNWQAYMQYCVLCDKEFLGHRIVRHAQKHYKDGVYSCPICAQNFNSKENFVPHVTLHVKKSSKERLAAMKPLRRLGRPPKIATANENQKTNSVSKQEQRPIKKNSLYSTDFIVFNDNDGSDDENDDKDKPYIPEIVPVQKPPPVNEFTCPVTLCKKGFKYFKNLIAHAKGHKDNEEAKRFLEMQSKKVICQYCRRHFVSVTHLNDHLQMHCGSKPYICIQMKCKAGFNSYAELLTHRREHQVFRAKCMFPKCGRVFSEAYLLYDHEAQHYNTYTCRVTGCGKVYRCQNELEKHIEDHNKQPEKEEQPENQANQPDPSQPSKANESTDGVAIKEELTSPPAENRSSFIEGENVWNQIKAEPVGNESVNASVSVLQQSNSLPNAGSEQSPVGSIKTEETVSAGSIKLSVNQKIRDNFVKRGKLAATAGKVDTTKPGVQQLCPSVDSCLPVFQDRKEEGCLSQTQNIQTVSVTSDTLKPEALESKSLERQVSIVNPFSVQNQTGYRNGVPISKLEIEDSIKAAANLYNLPLKTLESITFIPSQPNINSSLVPAVSPAAPVQKFNCQVEGCTRTYNSSQSIGKHMKAAHPDEYAAFKMQRRNKKPRKSSNLQNVPNDGKIVYLMPSQVGNPNGAAFTAQNKSNLNPTCSSQVQHVSSTLFPTHLENLANPMLPIVESVINPNLSTRIKSEPESVLCSQMENLSAATLPSQLDDLAKTVMPLNIDGGSDPFLPLPVENGPMSLFPSSAENPPNSVFSQLENNTNSFSLQLEGNTSSTFPKEESVDQIFPSQLSNENNFSETSSQHTASEKVKKDRGRGSNGKERKPKHNKRAKWPAIIRDGKFICSRCFRVFTNPRSLGGHLSKRSYCKPLEGSEISSEALQANGQSLLASMILSSNSLNLQQPQESAFNPETCFKDPSFLQLLAAENRSTLQTMFPRANVTNFNASGNEEGNQIIKQALETAGIPSSFDNTEVLPRVVTTSCVSGTTQINAAVLPSSAAPSLLQTVCNPSTLLPDQNRTLNAKIPPLNECKSLPVFATEDLMLKTIENGLCPSSYSNTVTAAENFAGNSSRVSVISSPKNSGSSNLNKKGTSSSKRKRKTPTPLLVPSTSQKLAVNNATAMGLLTKSTEGNMQTQGESFQSNLLANCGSQAVVENLAQKLSNVDNQLFMASMKENFKTNLDAHTVLPPLTVKTENGDSQMMAVNSCVQANSEEQISQDSVMQNFEKTLEIIKTAMNSQMLEVKTEIQDTVAASGQSLQVNNAQAASESSAHSVKLPTSTQFTVHTGNVTAAKGSSAQSETSQKDDTQMSEILEGLQKLKLEDDSPIPISEIVSQCPPADKLAPAIPVISVENKPLIQLSPEASNIQFSDRVNKPFVCQNPGCNYSAMTKDALFKHYGKIHQYTAEMILEIKKHQLKYAPFKCVVATCPKTFTRNSNLRAHCQLVHHFTTEEMVKLKIKRPYGRRSQNETVNTAPQPVEIKTVQTVVTENKTVAPLVKETQIKEVVEPVKVLEKLLPENSIPERLEKPPQVVSVPVEQHNPASFDSSQEQAKVRKVRKHRKEKEERSSRKPVTKSLEFPTRYSPYRPYRCVHQGCFAAFTIQQNLILHYQAVHKSDLPAFAAEVEEENEQGKEEREEVETKPAVREFRCEVSDCSRIFQEVTSLIQHYMKLHDMTPEQIGNMKSAPEVGRFFCDQSQCKSSFTAYINYIVHLETDHSVEIKPSKVDDDGMFKCDCEGCDRIYATRSNLLRHIFNKHNDRHKDHLIRPRRLTPGQENISSKANQEKPLKSKQRGLKNRSGKDGNRLSVKTKRKKNVNLENKNSKGIQVQENKAYSLKRGKYVYFIKARNEALSECTSRFITQYPCMIKGCSSVVTSESNIIRHYKCHKLSKAFTSQHRNLLIVSKKHPVSQEKEASCEQEETDRKTDVKEPEPSLIASNNDSSTTTLPQKETEKGEKDEVDELTELFITKLINEDCSAAENQAKISSSVNSDLQETSSCPSEKQKSNNLKRANKEKNVSQSKRKRAEKTEEALPSGVSSLHKEEETAVAIQTAEEQPAAFDWSSFKPMGFEVSFLKFLEESAVKQKKNSEREYHSSGTKKGSHSNSRKASEKAPTASDNITWSCSETETLVPFANPSRLPCGDNVKIVLDKTLKDCTERVLKQLQEMKPVVSLRKLEGPWEDNPEVIDAKVIVLGTEEGESQY, encoded by the exons aTTGCAGAAGTAGATTGCAAAGATGCACTAGAAATGATCTGTAACCTCGAATCTGATGGAGATGAAAAAAGTGCTCTAATTCTCTGTGCAGCATTTCTGTCTCGCCAGCTGCAGCAAGGGGAGATGTACTGTGCCTG GGAACTGACTCTTTTCTGGAGTAAACTGCAGCAAAGGGTAGAGCCTTCTATTCAAGTGTATCTAGAGAGATGTCGTCAACTTTCTGTGTTAACTAAGACTGTTTAtcatattttcttcctgattaAAGTAATTAATTCAGAG ATCGATGGTGCTGGACTTGCAACCTGCATTGAACTGTGTGTGAAAGCATTGCGCTTGGAATCCAGTGAAAATGCAGATGTCAAGATATCTATTTGCAAGACTATCTCCTGCTTACTTCCAGATGATTTGGAGGTGAAACGTGCTTGTCAGCTGAGTGAATTTCTTCTGGAACCCACTGTGGATGCGTATTATGCTGTTGAAATGCTATATAATCAGCCTGACCAGAAGTATGATGAAGAGAATCTTCCAATACCAAATTCTTTGCGCTGTGAGCTCTTACTTGTACTGAAAACTCAGTGGCCTTTTGATCCAGAGTTCTGGGACTGGAAAACTCTAAAGCGTCAGTGTCTGGCACTTATGGGAGAGGAGGCGTCCATCGTGTCATCCATAGACGAACTAAACGACAGTGAAGTCTATGAGAAGGTTGAGGATGGCCAAGAAGATAGCAAAGAAACTTCTTTGAATGGGCTTGCTGGCATTGATGAGGCTAACAGCCTCCTTAGGGGTATCagagatgaaaagcagaaaaagagagaaatcaaAAAACTCAGAGAGAGGGGGTTCATATCAGCTAGATTTAGGAACTGGCAAGCTTACATGCAGTATTGTGTGTTGTGTGACAAGGAATTCCTAGGTCACAGAATAGTTAGACATGCACAAAAACATTATAAAGATGGAGTTTACAGTTGCCCTATTTGTGcccaaaattttaattctaaagAAAACTTTGTTCCCCATGTAACTTTGCATGTGAAAAAATCTAGCAAAGAGAGATTGGCTGCTATGAAACCACTGAGGCGACTGGGAAGACCTCCTAAAATAGCAACTGCCAATGAGAATCAGAAAACTAATTCTGTATCCAAACAGGAGCAGCGACCTATTAAGAAGAACAGCCTCTATTCAACAGACTTCATTGTGTTTAATGATAATGACGGCTCAGATGATGAAAATGATGACAAAGATAAACCTTACATACCAGAGATAGTGCCAGTTCAAAAGCCACCCCCTGTTAATGAATTCACCTGCCCTGTAACACTTTGTAAAAAaggctttaaatattttaaaaatctaatagCACATGCAAAGGGCCATAAAGATAATGAAGAAGCTAAACGTTTTCTTGAAATGCAGAGCAAAAAAGTGATTTGCCAGTACTGTAGGCGACATTTTGTAAGTGTTACTCACCTGAATGATCATTTACAAATGCACTGTGGCAGCAAGCCTTATATCTGCATACAGATGAAATGTAAGGCTGGCTTTAACAGTTATGCTGAGCTGCTGACCCACAGGAGAGAGCATCAAGTCTTCAGAGCCAAGTGTATGTTTCCCAAATGTGGCAGAGTGTTTTCTGAAGCCTATTTACTCTATGATCACGAAGCACAGCACTATAATACCTATACCTGCAGAGTCACAGGCTGTGGGAAGGTGTACCGCTGTCAGAACGAACTGGAGAAGCACATTGAGGATCACAACAAGCAGCCTGAAAAAGAAGAGCAGCCTGAAAACCAAGCCAACCAGCCTGATCCCAGTCAGCCGTCTAAAGCTAATGAAAGTACTGATGGAGTTGCCATTAAAGAGGAATTGACATCTCCTCCAGCTGAAAACCGAAGCAGTTTCATTGAAGGAGAAAACGTCTGGAACCAAATCAAAGCAGAACCAGTAGGGAATGAAAGTGTAAATGCATCGGTGAGTGTACTGCAGCAAAGCAATTCCTTGCCTAATGCTGGTTCAGAGCAGTCTCCTGTGGGTTCaataaagacagaagaaacagtTTCAGCAGGCAGCATTAAGCTGTCTGTTAACCAGAAGATCCGAGATAACTTTGTAAAAAGAGGTAAATTGGCTGCTACAGCCGGTAAAGTAGATACTACTAAACCTGGAGTCCAGCAGTTGTGCCCGTCAGTTGACTCTTGTCTTCCAGTTTTCCAAGACAGAAAGGAGGAAGGCTGTCTCAGTCAGACTCAGAATATTCAAACTGTTTCTGTGACCTCAGACACATTAAAACCAGAAGCCCTTGAATCAAAAAGTTTAGAAAGACAAGTGAGCATTGTAAATCCATTCAGCGTGCAGAATCAGACAGGGTATCGAAACGGTGTACCTATTTCGAAACTTGAAATTGAAGACAGTATTAAAGCTGCAGCTAATCTATATAACCTGCCTTTAAAAACTTTAGAAAGTATTACATTTATTCCATCACAGCCTAACATAAATAGCTCTTTAGTTCCAGCTGTgtcaccagcagccccagttcAGAAATTTAATTGTCAGGTTGAGGGGTGTACTCGAACATACAATTCATCACAGAGCATTGGCAAACACATGAAGGCAGCACACCCTGATGAAtatgctgcttttaaaatgcaacgTAGAAATAAGAAACCACGAAAATCCAGCAATCTGCAAAACGTGCCGAATGATGGGAAGATTGTGTATCTTATGCCATCACAAGTGGGCAATCCCAATGGTGCTGCTTTTACTGCACAGAACAAATCAAATTTGAATCCCACCTGTTCCAGTCAAGTGCAGCATGTCTCTAGTACTCTTTTCCCAACCCACCTAGAAAATCTGGCGAATCCTATGTTGCCTATTGTGGAAAGTGTCATAAATCCAAATTTGTCTACTCGTATTAAAAGTGAGCCTGAGAGTGTTTTGTGTTCACAAATGGAAAATTTGTCTGCTGCAACCTTACCTTCCCAGTTGGATGATCTGGCAAAAACAGTTATGCCTCTGAATATTGATGGTGGTTCAgatccttttcttcctttgcctGTGGAAAACGGTCCAATGTCTCTCTTTCCTTCGTCAGCAGAGAATCCTCCAAATTCAGTCTTCTCACAACTGGAAAATAACACCAATAGCTTTTCTTTGCAACTAGAAGGAAACACTAGTTCTACCTTCCCAAAAGAGGAAAGTGTTGATCAGATATTTCCCTCACAATTGAGTAATGAGAATAACTTCAGTGAAACTAGTTCTCAACACACAGCTtcagaaaaggtgaaaaaagaTCGTGGCAGGGGCTcaaatgggaaagaaaggaagcCAAAACATAACAAGCGGGCAAAGTGGCCAGCAATAATTAGAGATGGCAAATTTATCTGTAGCAGGTGTTTCAGAGTGTTTACTAATCCTAGATCACTTGGTGGTCACTTATCTAAGAGGTCTTACTGTAAGCCTCTTGAAGGATCAGAAATTTCTTCAGAAGCTCTGCAGGCTAATGGACAATCTTTGCTTGCCAGTATGATTCTTTCTTCAAATTCATTAAACTTGCAGCAACCTCAGGAGTCTGCCTTCAATCCAGAGACATGTTTTAAAGATCCATCATTTCTCCAGTTACTTGCAGCTGAAAATCGTTCCACATTGCAGACTATGTTTCCACGGGCCAATGTGACTAACTTTAATGCCAGTGGGAATGAGGAAGGTAATCAAATTATTAAACAAGCCTTGGAAACTGCAGGCATCCCGAGTAGCTTTGATAACACAGAAGTACTTCCACGTGTGGTGACAACAAGTTGTGTCTCTGGTACAACTCAGATAAATGCAGCTGttctgcccagctcagctgcgCCGTCTCTGCTGCAGACAGTCTGTAACCCCAGTACCCTGCTGCCAGACCAAAACAGGACCCTCAACGCCAAAATTCCTCCGCTAAACGAATGCAAGAGTTTGCCTGTTTTTGCAACAGAGGACTTAATGCTAAAGACTATTGAAAATGGCTTGTGTCCTAGCTCATATTCTAACACTGttacagcagcagaaaactTTGCAGGGAACAGTTCACGAGTTTCAGTTATAAGTAGTCCCAAGAATTCAGGATCAAGCAACTTGAATAAGAAGGGAACCAGCTCTTCAAAGCGGAAGAGAAAAACACCTACACCCCTGCTTGTGCCCAGTACGTCACAGAAATTAGCAGTAAACAATGCAACAGCAATGGGACTTTTAACCAAAAGCACTGAAGGAAACATGCAAACACAGGGAGAAAGTTTTCAGTCCAACTTGCTGGCAAATTGTGGCTCTCAAGCAGTGGTGGAAAACCTTGCACAGAAACTCAGTAATGTTGACAATCAGTTATTCATGGCCAGTATGAAAGagaatttcaaaacaaatcttGATGCTCATACAGTTCTGCCCCCTTTAAcagtaaaaactgaaaatgggGATTCCCAAATGATGGCTGTAAATTCTTGTGTGCAGGCAAATTCAGAAGAACAGATTTCACAGGACAGTGTTATGCAGAACTTCGAGAAAACCttggaaataattaaaactgcTATGAATTCACAGATGCTTGAggtgaaaactgaaattcaggATACTGTTGCTGCTTCAGGACAGAGCTTGCAAGTAAATAATGCCCAGGCTGCTTCAGAAAGTTCTGCACACAGTGTAAAACTACCCACTTCTACACAGTTTACTGTGCACACAGGGAATGTTACTGCTGCAAAGGGTAGCTCTGCTCAGTCCGAGACATCTCAAAAGGATGATACTCAAATGTCGGAAATTTTGGAAGGCTTGCAAAAACTGAAGCTAGAAGATGAttctcccattcccatctctGAGATTGTTTCTCAGTGTCCTCCAGCAGATAAGCTAGCACCAGCAATTCCTGTTATATCAGTTGAAAATAAACCCCTCATCCAGCTATCTCCCGAGGCAAGTAACATTCAATTTAGTGATAGAGTTAATAAACCTTTTGTATGTCAGAATCCTGGCTGCAACTACAGTGCTATGACAAAAGATGCGTTATTTAAACACTATGGCAAGATCCATCAGTATACTGCAGAAATGATactagaaataaagaaacatcAACTGAAGTATGCCCCATTCAAATGTGTTGTAGCTACCTGTCCAAAAACATTCACAAGAAACTCTAATCTCCGAGCACACTGTCAGCTGGTACATCATTTTACAACAGAGGAGATGGTaaagttaaaaattaagagGCCTTATGGCAGACGATCTCAAAATGAAACTgtaaacacagccccacaacCTGTTGAAATCAAAACTGTGCAGACAGTagtaacagaaaacaaaactgtagCTCCGTTGGTCAAAGAAACTCAGATAAAGGAAGTTGTAGAGCCTGTAAAAGTATTGGAAAAACTTTTACCAGAAAATAGTATTCCTGAAAGACTGGAAAAACCTCCCCAGGTGGTTTCTGTTCCCGTGGAGCAGCACAATCCAGCATCTTTTGATAGTTCACAGGAACAAGCCAAAGTACGCAAGGTTAGGAAGcacaggaaggagaaagaagagaggagTAGTAGGAAGCCTGTAACAAAATCTCTGGAGTTTCCCACTAGATACAGCCCTTACAGACCATACCGGTGCGTCCATCAGGGCTGCTTTGCAGCTTTCACGATACAGCAAAACCTAATTCTTCATTACCAAGCTGTGCACAAATCAGACCTCCCTGCTTTCGCTGCTGAAGTGGAGGAGGAGAATGAGCAAGGCAAAGAGGAACGCGAGGAGGTGGAAACCAAACCTGCTGTCAGAGAGTTCAGGTGTGAGGTGAGCGACTGCTCTCGCATCTTCCAGGAAGTTACCAGCTTGATACAGCATTATATGAAGCTTCATGATATGACCCCAGAGCAAATTGGAAACATGAAATCAGCCCCAGAGGTGGGAAGGTTTTTCTGTGACCAGTCTCAGTGTAAGTCTTCGTTTACAGCGTATATTAACTATATTGTGCATCTTGAGACAGATCACAGTGTTGAGATAAAGCCAAGCAAAGTAGATGATGATGGCATGTTCAAGTGTGACTGTGAAGGCTGTGACCGTATTTATGCTACTAGGTCTAACCTCTTGAGGCATATTTTTAACAAACATAATGATAGGCATAAAGATCATCTAATAAGGCCCAGGAGACTGACACCAGGCCAGGAAAACATTTCAAGCAAAGCAAATCAGGAAAAACCATTGAAGTCTAAACAGAGAGGACTCAAAAATAGATCGGGAAAAGATGGTAACAGACTGTCAGTGAAAACAAAAcgaaagaaaaatgtgaacttggaaaataaaaactcaaaAGGAATACAGGTTCAGGAAAATAAGGCTTATTCACTGAAACGCGGCAAGTACGTGTATTTTATAAAGGCCAGAAATGAGGCCTTATCAGAATGTACAAGCAGGTTCATAACTCAGTATCCATGTATGATAAAAGGATGTTCATCTGTAGTCACAAGTGAAAGTAACATAATAAGGCATTATAAATGTCATAAACTGTCCAAAGCTTTTACTTCCCAACACAGGAATCTTCTTATTGTATCTAAAAAACACCCTGTCTCCCAAGAAAAGGAAGCCTCTTGTGAGCAGGAGGAAACTGATAGAAAAACTGATGTGAAGGAGCCCGAACCAAGTTTGATAGCTAGCAATAATGATTCAAGCACAACTACCTTACCacaaaaggaaactgaaaaaggTGAGAAGGATGAAGTGGATGAACTGACAGAACTATTCATTACTAAACTAATTAATGAGGATTGTTCAGCTGCTGAAAATCAAGCAAAAATCTCTTCAAGTGTAAATAGTGACTTGCAGGAgaccagctcctgcccctcagagaagcaaaaatcaaacaacctgaaaagagcaaataaagaaaaaaatgtatctcaGAGTAAGAGAAAGAGAGCTGAGAAAACAGAGGAAGCCCTGCCCAGTGGCGTGAGTAGCCTGCACAAGGAGGAAGAGACTGCTGTTGCCATTCAAACTGCCGAAGAGCAACCTGCAGCTTTTGACTGGAGCTCGTTCAAGCCAATGGGTTTTGAAGTGTCGTTCCTCAAGTTCCTTGAAGAATCTGCtgtgaagcaaaagaaaaactctGAAAGAGAATACCATAGCAGTGGAACCAAAAAAGGATCCCATTCAAACTCACGGAAAGCCAGTGAGAAAGCCCCCACAGCAAGTGATAACATCACTTGGTCGTGTTCTGAAACTGAAACCCTTGTACCGTTTGCCAACCCATCACGGCTTCCATGTGGTGATAATGTAAAGATAGTGTTAGACAAAACTCTTAAAGACTGCACTGAGCGTGTGttgaagcagctgcaggaaatgAAACCTGTTGTCAGTTTGAGAAAGCTCGAAGGACCTTGGGAGGATAATCCAGAGGTTATAGATGCAAAAGTAATTGTTTTGGGTACTGAGGAAGGGGAATCACAATACTGA